A region of Chitinophaga horti DNA encodes the following proteins:
- a CDS encoding alpha-ketoacid dehydrogenase subunit alpha/beta, with amino-acid sequence MTKDSISTPTLKAADSRHDREKALLLRAYRLMCMSMAMTDKYEANRSICKYVHSTSRGHEAIQLAAGLLLQPCDYVSPYYRDDSMMLAMGFTPYELMLQLLAKKDDPFSAGRSYYCHPSSRQPDKPIIPHQSSATGMQVIPATGMAQGIQYLERSGLVQGEERPVVLCSLGDGSVTEGEVSEAWQFAVLKQLPIIYLVQDNEWGISVSSAEARAMDAYEYAAGFKGMERLRVDGSDFEESYQAMQTAIDYVRSERKPIVVHARVPLLGHHTSGVRKEWYRTPENLERHAQHDPFTKICQRLLEKGVQETVLTDVKSETNKYIASQFDMARLADDPDTSSVRDHVFAPTPVTEEQGVRYPRGGAKVVMVDAALHAIEELMREHPEAILYGQDVGGRLGGVFREAATLASKFGDERVYNTAIQEAYIIGSTVGLSAVGVKPIVEVQFADYIYPGFNQLVSEISKSCYLTAGKFPIQALIRVPIGAYGGGGPYHSGSVETTLLSIKGIKIVYPSNAADMKGLMKAAFLDPNPVVMLEHKGLYWSKVPGTQDAMTIEPDSDYILPLGKGAVVQEGEGMCIVTYGMGVYWAKAAAARYPGQVAIIDLRTLFPLDESLVFETVRKLGKCLVLTEEQLNNSFVVIRRAYSTTVFPLLGRASLHIRCAGFTGGTVEHGFRATDVAECRESSDVDSRDTELLIF; translated from the coding sequence CTGATGTGCATGTCCATGGCTATGACGGACAAGTACGAGGCCAACCGTTCCATTTGCAAATATGTTCATTCCACCTCCCGCGGGCACGAGGCCATTCAGCTAGCCGCCGGGTTATTACTGCAGCCCTGTGATTACGTTAGTCCCTATTACCGGGACGATAGCATGATGCTGGCCATGGGTTTCACCCCTTATGAACTGATGTTGCAGCTATTGGCCAAAAAGGACGATCCTTTCAGCGCCGGCAGGTCTTATTACTGCCATCCTTCCAGCCGCCAGCCTGACAAGCCTATTATTCCCCACCAGAGCAGCGCTACCGGCATGCAGGTAATCCCAGCCACCGGCATGGCCCAGGGCATCCAGTACCTGGAGCGCAGTGGTTTGGTGCAAGGAGAGGAGCGCCCCGTTGTACTTTGTTCCTTGGGCGATGGCAGCGTAACAGAGGGGGAAGTGAGTGAAGCCTGGCAGTTTGCCGTGCTGAAACAATTGCCCATCATCTATCTGGTGCAGGATAACGAGTGGGGTATTTCCGTCAGTTCCGCTGAAGCCCGCGCTATGGATGCTTATGAATATGCAGCAGGTTTTAAGGGGATGGAGCGGCTTCGGGTCGATGGCAGCGACTTTGAAGAAAGCTACCAGGCCATGCAAACCGCCATCGACTATGTTCGTTCGGAACGTAAGCCTATCGTAGTGCATGCCCGCGTGCCGCTGTTAGGCCACCATACCTCCGGTGTTCGAAAAGAATGGTACCGCACCCCCGAAAATTTAGAACGCCACGCGCAACACGATCCCTTTACAAAAATATGTCAGCGCCTGTTGGAGAAAGGCGTACAGGAAACCGTATTAACCGACGTAAAATCAGAAACCAACAAATACATCGCCTCCCAGTTTGATATGGCTCGTCTCGCCGATGATCCTGATACATCATCCGTGCGTGACCACGTTTTTGCCCCAACACCCGTGACCGAAGAACAAGGCGTACGCTACCCACGTGGCGGCGCCAAAGTCGTAATGGTCGATGCAGCCCTGCACGCTATCGAAGAACTCATGCGCGAACATCCGGAAGCTATTTTATATGGTCAGGATGTGGGTGGCCGGCTTGGCGGCGTATTCCGCGAAGCCGCCACACTCGCCTCCAAATTCGGTGACGAAAGAGTGTACAACACAGCGATCCAGGAAGCCTACATCATCGGTAGTACTGTCGGCTTATCCGCAGTAGGCGTGAAGCCGATCGTGGAAGTGCAGTTTGCCGATTACATCTATCCCGGCTTCAATCAATTGGTGAGTGAAATATCAAAGTCATGTTACCTCACCGCCGGCAAGTTTCCTATACAAGCGTTAATCCGCGTACCGATCGGCGCCTACGGCGGCGGCGGCCCTTATCATTCCGGATCCGTAGAAACAACCTTACTCAGCATCAAAGGCATCAAGATCGTTTATCCCTCCAACGCCGCCGACATGAAAGGCCTCATGAAAGCCGCCTTCCTCGATCCCAACCCCGTCGTGATGCTCGAGCACAAAGGTCTGTACTGGAGCAAAGTACCCGGCACCCAGGATGCCATGACCATTGAACCTGATTCAGATTACATTTTGCCCTTAGGCAAAGGCGCAGTAGTGCAGGAAGGCGAAGGGATGTGTATTGTCACTTACGGAATGGGCGTATACTGGGCAAAAGCTGCAGCGGCCCGCTATCCCGGGCAGGTGGCCATTATCGATTTGCGTACACTATTTCCGCTGGACGAGTCGCTTGTGTTTGAAACCGTTCGTAAGCTGGGCAAATGTTTGGTGCTTACAGAAGAGCAGTTGAATAACTCCTTCGTGGTCATTCGCCGCGCGTATTCAACAACAGTGTTTCCGTTACTTGGACGCGCCAGTTTACACATTCGGTGCGCTGGATTTACCGGCGGTACCGTTGAACATGGATTTAGAGCAACAGATGTTGCCGAATGCCGAGAAAGTAGCGACGTTGATAGCAGAGATACTGAATTATTAATTTTTTGA
- a CDS encoding OmpA family protein, whose protein sequence is MKNKPYILTLLLTLIVSASQAQLLKKLKEKVVDKIESGTDKLSKKDQSNDAKSGASPAKGNDSPTESNTIKVFSKFDFIPGKTVIYYDNFEQDNIGETPAGWLTSNLSEVVTIEGNEGKWITLLQKSGAINIIRNKKQSWGDHFTIEFDVFMDPAQTQSADLYVMLTNSGGSMVTDESLIGDLSTKEQIMVQFRIEKDGSTYDFSSARSSGNNGGENTRFIDRERLYQSFKKPAHISIAVTGKRFRFWFNDKKILDVNNGVRPEAIPNLLAFSAHYNTNARFYLSNIRVAKDVPDTRAAFTQGKIISNLLFYTASAEMRPESMGALKEIAAVLKDATEPLKIVGHTDSDGENAANLKLSQQRAETVKQILVKEFGLSNDMLQTEGRGETQPIADNNSAEGKAQNRRVEFIIKAAADTYRGTASSAGRTASPQAKATTSTVSSTGEGAVKLQSKSLNTPSNMPFL, encoded by the coding sequence ATGAAGAACAAACCGTACATCCTCACATTGCTGCTAACTTTGATTGTAAGCGCATCCCAGGCGCAGCTATTGAAAAAGCTGAAAGAAAAGGTAGTAGATAAAATTGAAAGCGGAACTGATAAGCTGTCAAAAAAAGACCAAAGTAACGACGCTAAATCGGGTGCCAGTCCCGCCAAAGGAAATGATTCGCCAACAGAATCGAACACCATAAAGGTGTTCAGCAAATTCGACTTCATTCCTGGCAAAACAGTTATTTATTACGATAACTTCGAACAAGATAATATCGGAGAAACACCTGCCGGATGGCTTACCTCCAACTTAAGCGAAGTGGTAACAATTGAAGGCAACGAAGGTAAATGGATTACACTGCTACAGAAGTCAGGCGCTATTAATATCATCAGGAATAAAAAACAATCCTGGGGCGATCATTTCACGATTGAGTTCGATGTTTTTATGGATCCGGCACAAACTCAATCGGCAGACCTGTACGTTATGCTCACCAATTCCGGCGGTAGTATGGTTACAGACGAAAGCCTGATCGGAGATCTGAGCACAAAAGAACAGATCATGGTGCAGTTCAGGATTGAAAAAGATGGATCAACATATGACTTTAGCAGCGCTAGAAGTTCAGGTAATAATGGCGGTGAAAATACGCGTTTTATAGACCGCGAAAGATTGTACCAATCATTTAAAAAACCGGCACATATAAGCATTGCCGTTACAGGCAAGCGTTTCCGCTTTTGGTTCAATGATAAAAAAATACTGGACGTAAATAATGGTGTAAGGCCCGAAGCCATCCCCAATTTACTGGCGTTTTCGGCACATTACAATACCAACGCCCGCTTCTACCTGAGCAATATCCGCGTAGCCAAAGACGTGCCCGATACCAGGGCCGCCTTTACCCAGGGAAAGATCATCAGCAATTTACTCTTCTACACCGCCTCCGCCGAAATGCGCCCGGAAAGCATGGGCGCCTTGAAGGAAATAGCTGCCGTGTTAAAAGATGCCACAGAACCTTTAAAAATTGTCGGCCATACAGACAGTGATGGCGAAAACGCTGCTAATCTTAAGCTATCGCAGCAAAGGGCCGAAACGGTAAAACAAATACTCGTTAAAGAATTTGGATTGAGCAACGATATGCTGCAAACGGAAGGCCGCGGAGAAACTCAACCCATTGCAGACAACAATTCGGCTGAAGGTAAAGCACAAAACCGCAGAGTGGAATTTATCATAAAAGCAGCAGCGGATACCTACAGAGGCACCGCATCGTCGGCTGGTAGAACCGCATCCCCGCAGGCCAAGGCAACCACCAGCACTGTTTCCTCTACAGGAGAAGGCGCTGTTAAATTGCAAAGTAAATCTTTAAACACCCCCTCCAATATGCCTTTTTTATGA
- a CDS encoding helix-turn-helix transcriptional regulator produces the protein MRNFIKVERARQQLTQAELADKVKVARQTIIAIESGKFVPSTILAFKIATVLACKVDDLFSLEELDW, from the coding sequence ATGAGGAATTTTATTAAGGTTGAAAGAGCGCGGCAGCAGTTAACGCAGGCGGAGTTAGCCGATAAGGTTAAAGTTGCCAGACAGACGATTATCGCCATTGAATCGGGCAAGTTTGTACCATCGACGATACTGGCCTTTAAGATCGCCACTGTATTGGCCTGTAAAGTGGATGATCTATTTAGCTTAGAGGAACTTGATTGGTGA
- a CDS encoding DUF1330 domain-containing protein produces the protein MLYFTQLIYIHPGKEATFHQFEDLALAVLAKHHGKLLLRLRPEPQQLIAGEWETPYEVHLVSFDTEDDFQAFARDQERKQFLHLKEASVSRMVLIRGAML, from the coding sequence ATGCTCTACTTCACACAACTCATTTACATACACCCTGGCAAAGAGGCTACCTTTCACCAGTTTGAAGATTTGGCCCTGGCAGTGTTAGCCAAACATCACGGCAAATTATTACTACGACTACGCCCGGAACCACAGCAACTCATCGCCGGCGAGTGGGAAACCCCGTATGAAGTTCACCTGGTGAGTTTTGATACGGAAGACGATTTCCAGGCGTTTGCCCGGGATCAGGAGCGGAAGCAATTCCTACACTTAAAGGAGGCGTCGGTGAGCAGAATGGTGTTGATAAGGGGAGCGATGTTGTAA
- a CDS encoding YqgE/AlgH family protein → MKAGLFIKSTSLLDDSVFEGVLVYIAEYNAKGALGFVVNQRFARGLNELQEFSYLQPFPLYVGGPVDQEHLYFIHQRPDLIPDGTHIDGNTYLGGDFKATVQHIAAGKLSEQDIKIFMGYCGWDVGELDAEIEEGSWEILQTPADPFR, encoded by the coding sequence ATGAAAGCTGGCCTGTTTATTAAAAGCACCTCGCTACTCGACGACTCCGTTTTCGAAGGCGTGTTAGTGTACATTGCCGAATACAACGCCAAAGGCGCTTTAGGTTTCGTGGTAAACCAACGCTTTGCCCGCGGCCTGAACGAACTGCAGGAATTCAGTTACCTGCAACCCTTCCCGCTTTACGTGGGCGGCCCGGTAGACCAGGAACATCTCTACTTCATTCACCAACGCCCCGACCTGATACCTGATGGTACACATATTGACGGCAACACCTATCTGGGCGGCGACTTTAAAGCCACCGTGCAACATATAGCGGCCGGTAAGCTGAGTGAGCAGGATATCAAAATTTTCATGGGTTACTGTGGCTGGGATGTTGGAGAACTGGATGCCGAGATCGAAGAAGGCAGCTGGGAAATACTGCAAACACCGGCAGACCCGTTCCGCTAG
- a CDS encoding IPT/TIG domain-containing protein — protein MRKLLPLLLVATIAACKKDKDKDPGQQPVPVPEITSFNPTHGIPGAEVTITGKNFANNANGNRVTFNTTVATVTSFSPTQLKVTVPAGATTGKLKVTVGLQTGTSVTDFVVDPIGPAITDFTPKEGPFGTVVTITGRDFGTDPIVRVGLNPIDVISKSATEIKVKVPSLNNLTTFKFNVQVGATGLQTASDFTVKNTGVLAEWVNKPINSAPAGIFFNGVSFAYNKKLYWGFTKLTQGETQAGYMTCDPAAATPQWIFQFVPANMMGPDHTSATAAVHGGKVYIGSGLDGNATAKWWRFNPDNNTADVLPDLPVATASSLSFTLNDVLYTGFGGVNKDLYKFDAAGNGSWTKVLTGNFRELTRANALVINNDVFVGPALIDLNGTRHGMFRFTAPNTLVRVTDIPEPAVGLSTPAFALNGKAYFIIGAKTWEYTPDASGGTWRLVIDGTGNLIISFVNVIDGVPYGITSGGRLFEFKFKP, from the coding sequence ATGAGAAAGTTACTCCCGCTATTGCTCGTGGCAACGATTGCCGCCTGCAAAAAAGACAAAGACAAGGACCCCGGCCAACAACCTGTGCCTGTTCCTGAAATTACGAGCTTCAACCCCACACACGGTATTCCTGGTGCGGAGGTGACGATTACCGGTAAAAATTTTGCGAACAATGCCAATGGCAACCGCGTAACGTTTAACACTACGGTGGCTACGGTGACGTCGTTCAGCCCCACCCAATTAAAGGTAACGGTGCCCGCAGGCGCTACTACCGGCAAACTGAAGGTAACGGTCGGACTACAAACCGGTACTTCGGTCACTGATTTTGTGGTAGATCCGATAGGACCTGCTATCACTGATTTCACACCTAAAGAAGGGCCTTTCGGTACGGTGGTGACTATCACCGGGCGCGACTTCGGTACAGATCCGATCGTGAGGGTGGGCCTTAACCCGATAGATGTGATCAGCAAATCGGCCACGGAAATCAAGGTAAAGGTGCCCTCGCTTAACAACCTTACTACTTTCAAATTCAATGTACAGGTAGGCGCTACAGGGTTACAAACGGCGTCGGACTTTACGGTAAAAAATACCGGCGTGCTGGCAGAATGGGTGAACAAACCGATCAATTCGGCACCAGCCGGTATCTTCTTCAACGGGGTCTCGTTCGCGTACAATAAGAAGTTATACTGGGGTTTTACCAAACTCACGCAAGGCGAAACGCAGGCAGGCTACATGACCTGCGACCCGGCAGCCGCCACGCCGCAATGGATTTTCCAGTTCGTGCCGGCCAATATGATGGGGCCTGATCATACATCGGCTACGGCTGCGGTGCATGGCGGAAAGGTGTACATCGGTTCTGGGTTAGATGGTAATGCTACCGCTAAATGGTGGCGCTTTAATCCGGATAACAATACGGCAGATGTGTTGCCGGATTTACCGGTGGCCACTGCTTCTTCTTTGTCATTTACACTAAATGATGTATTGTATACTGGCTTTGGCGGCGTCAATAAGGACCTGTACAAATTTGACGCAGCGGGCAATGGAAGCTGGACGAAAGTGCTTACCGGCAACTTCCGTGAGCTTACAAGGGCCAATGCACTCGTAATCAATAACGATGTATTTGTAGGCCCCGCACTGATCGATCTTAACGGCACCCGCCATGGCATGTTCCGTTTTACGGCGCCCAATACTCTCGTACGGGTAACTGATATTCCTGAACCGGCGGTGGGCCTCAGTACACCGGCATTTGCCTTAAACGGGAAAGCGTATTTTATTATAGGCGCCAAAACATGGGAATACACGCCGGACGCAAGCGGCGGCACCTGGCGCCTGGTGATTGACGGTACGGGCAACCTGATCATCTCATTCGTGAATGTGATCGATGGCGTGCCTTATGGAATCACTTCCGGAGGTCGTTTGTTCGAGTTTAAATTCAAGCCGTAA
- a CDS encoding AraC family transcriptional regulator, translated as MSTGISRLPIQFSCYFTRSRAGENWVAEHALGYVLSGCLTVDDGTATYTFEAGDLYFARRNSLARFSKEPGTNGEFRSLSIYFEQETLRQFSLEYQYHASAAADSVGFFHLDEQSLLGQYMQSLQAYENVLSAPGADHLLNIKRKEALLLLLQTKPELQNILFDFSEPGKLDLEAFMEQNYHFNIELKRFAYLTGRSLSTFKRDFEKIFHDTPSHWLVSRRLREAYHLIKEKGKMASDIYLDLGFEDLSHFSFAFKKQYGVAPSTLTA; from the coding sequence ATGAGCACGGGCATATCGCGTTTACCCATCCAGTTTTCCTGCTACTTTACGAGAAGCAGGGCGGGCGAAAACTGGGTAGCGGAACATGCGCTGGGATATGTATTATCGGGCTGTCTCACCGTAGACGACGGCACTGCGACCTATACCTTTGAAGCAGGCGATCTGTATTTTGCGCGGCGCAACAGCCTGGCCAGGTTCAGCAAGGAACCCGGAACCAACGGCGAATTTCGTTCCCTATCTATCTACTTCGAACAGGAAACCTTACGCCAGTTCAGCCTCGAGTATCAGTATCACGCCTCTGCTGCTGCCGACAGCGTTGGCTTTTTTCATCTCGATGAGCAATCTCTATTAGGCCAATACATGCAAAGCCTGCAGGCTTACGAAAATGTATTAAGTGCACCCGGGGCAGATCATCTGCTCAACATAAAAAGAAAAGAAGCATTACTGCTACTCCTGCAAACTAAACCTGAACTGCAAAACATACTGTTCGACTTCTCCGAACCCGGTAAGCTGGACCTGGAAGCCTTTATGGAACAGAATTATCACTTCAATATAGAGCTGAAGCGGTTTGCCTATTTAACCGGCAGAAGTCTTTCCACCTTTAAACGGGATTTTGAGAAGATATTTCACGATACGCCCAGTCATTGGCTGGTGAGCCGTCGACTACGGGAGGCATATCATCTCATCAAAGAAAAAGGAAAAATGGCTTCGGATATTTACCTCGATCTCGGTTTCGAGGACCTCTCCCATTTTTCCTTTGCTTTTAAGAAACAATATGGCGTAGCGCCATCGACCCTTACGGCTTGA
- a CDS encoding aldehyde dehydrogenase family protein, translating into MKTIDKIYINGQFVTPQGTDTFKLYNPATNEQTGTVVLGNEEDTRAAIAFAKAAWPGFSRSTKAQRITWLQQMHEALAKRREQLIDAMVNEYGGTLQFTRASINMAINNPREMINTLQHFEFERTVGQSRVRLESVGVAGIITPWNSNAGFITSKLSAAVAAGVTSVIKPSEMSAQQTQIVMEALHEAGLPAGAFNIVNGLGPVVGAELTRHPDIAKISFTGSTVIGKTIARDATATLKRVTLELGGKSPNILLDDADLEKAIPLAIAAAYNNSGQACIAATRLLVPEKHLEAVKALVKTTVENIKVGDPAKEETAVGPMVSLKQYERVQQYIRLGLEEGAELLVGGIGHPEGLEAGNFVKPTVFVQVNNKMRIAREEIFGPVLSILTYKDDAEAVAIANDTDYGLAAYVSSADEQRALHIAAQLHAGRVMVNGFKHDPQAPFGGFKQSGLGREFGAYGLEAYLEPKTILI; encoded by the coding sequence ATGAAAACGATCGATAAGATTTACATCAACGGACAGTTTGTGACACCGCAGGGCACCGACACTTTTAAACTTTACAATCCTGCTACGAACGAGCAGACCGGCACCGTAGTACTAGGCAATGAAGAAGATACCCGTGCCGCCATCGCCTTCGCCAAAGCTGCATGGCCAGGCTTCAGCCGCAGCACGAAAGCGCAGCGTATTACCTGGTTGCAGCAAATGCATGAGGCCCTGGCGAAACGCCGCGAGCAACTGATTGACGCCATGGTAAACGAATACGGCGGCACGCTGCAATTCACCAGGGCGAGCATCAATATGGCGATCAACAATCCCCGGGAAATGATTAACACCCTGCAGCACTTCGAATTTGAACGCACCGTGGGGCAGTCGCGCGTACGCCTCGAATCTGTGGGCGTGGCGGGCATCATCACCCCGTGGAACAGTAATGCAGGTTTTATCACCAGCAAGTTGTCTGCCGCCGTGGCCGCAGGTGTTACCTCGGTCATCAAACCCAGCGAAATGAGCGCCCAACAAACCCAGATCGTGATGGAAGCCTTACACGAAGCGGGTCTGCCAGCGGGCGCCTTTAACATTGTAAATGGTCTGGGCCCTGTAGTAGGCGCCGAACTGACCCGCCACCCCGATATTGCGAAGATCTCCTTCACAGGATCGACTGTAATAGGTAAAACCATTGCCCGCGACGCAACGGCTACGCTGAAACGGGTAACGCTCGAATTGGGCGGCAAGTCACCCAATATATTACTCGACGACGCCGACCTCGAAAAAGCTATCCCACTCGCTATTGCCGCAGCCTATAACAACAGCGGCCAGGCCTGCATTGCTGCTACCCGCCTGCTCGTACCCGAAAAACACCTCGAAGCCGTTAAAGCACTGGTTAAAACCACCGTCGAAAACATCAAGGTAGGTGATCCTGCTAAAGAAGAAACCGCAGTTGGCCCTATGGTAAGCCTTAAACAATACGAAAGGGTGCAACAATACATCCGCCTCGGTTTGGAGGAAGGTGCGGAGTTACTCGTTGGCGGCATCGGCCACCCGGAAGGACTGGAAGCCGGCAACTTTGTGAAACCTACGGTATTTGTGCAGGTGAATAACAAGATGCGTATCGCACGCGAGGAAATATTCGGTCCGGTATTATCCATCCTCACCTATAAAGATGACGCAGAGGCGGTGGCAATCGCCAATGACACCGATTACGGCCTGGCGGCTTATGTAAGCTCGGCGGACGAGCAACGGGCCTTACACATTGCGGCGCAGCTGCATGCCGGCCGCGTGATGGTGAACGGTTTCAAGCATGATCCGCAGGCGCCATTCGGCGGTTTCAAACAATCTGGCTTAGGCAGGGAGTTTGGCGCATACGGACTGGAAGCCTACCTGGAGCCGAAAACCATATTGATATAA
- a CDS encoding DinB family protein, which produces MIQEIPTPAVAQASIATAMKNYANYNFWAASTLVKWLRTKPAYLLEQEVASSFPSIRSTLVHMWQTQCYWLAMIKREAPFIPEEFTGDILEAIVDQSEELAYYIDSLDTEDIEASNLVVNPWFECDFQNFEYIIQVVNHSTYHRGQVISIGRQLGFTDAPMTDYNFYNVYGK; this is translated from the coding sequence ATGATACAGGAAATACCTACCCCCGCTGTTGCACAGGCTTCTATTGCCACTGCCATGAAAAATTATGCGAACTATAATTTCTGGGCCGCCAGCACCCTGGTGAAATGGCTGCGCACGAAACCTGCGTATTTGCTCGAACAGGAAGTCGCCTCCAGCTTTCCCAGTATTCGCTCAACGCTGGTACACATGTGGCAAACGCAGTGTTATTGGCTGGCCATGATCAAACGTGAAGCCCCATTCATTCCGGAGGAATTTACCGGCGACATTCTCGAAGCGATCGTTGATCAGTCAGAAGAACTGGCTTATTACATCGACAGTCTGGATACGGAAGATATTGAAGCTAGTAACCTCGTAGTAAACCCCTGGTTCGAATGTGACTTTCAGAACTTTGAATACATCATACAGGTGGTGAACCACAGCACTTATCATCGTGGACAGGTGATCTCGATCGGCAGACAGCTTGGGTTTACAGATGCGCCGATGACGGATTACAACTTTTATAACGTGTATGGGAAGTAG